Proteins from one Mycobacterium sp. EPa45 genomic window:
- the groL gene encoding chaperonin GroEL (60 kDa chaperone family; promotes refolding of misfolded polypeptides especially under stressful conditions; forms two stacked rings of heptamers to form a barrel-shaped 14mer; ends can be capped by GroES; misfolded proteins enter the barrel where they are refolded when GroES binds) → MSKIIAYDEEARRGLERGLNALADAVKVTLGPKGRNVVLEKKWGAPTITNDGVSIAKEIELEDPYEKIGAELVKEVAKKTDDVAGDGTTTATVLAQALVREGLRNVAAGANPLGLKRGIEKAVEKITETLLKSAKEVETKDQIAATAGISAGDQTIGDLIAEAMDKVGNEGVITVEESNTFGLQLELTEGMRFDKGYISGYFVTDAERQEAVLEDPYILLVSGKVSTVKDLLPLLEKVIQSGKALLIIAEDVEGEALSTLVVNKIRGTFKSVAVKAPGFGDRRKAMLQDIAILTGGQVVSEEVGLSLETADVSLLGQARKIVVTKDETTIVEGAGDSDAIAGRVAQIRAEIENSDSDYDREKLQERLAKLAGGVAVIKAGAATEVELKERKHRIEDAVRNAKAAVEEGIVAGGGVALLQSAPALDELSLTGDEATGANIVRVALSAPLKQIAFNAGLEPGVVAEKVQNSPAGTGLNAASGEYEDLLKAGVADPVKVTRSALQNAASIAALFLTTEAVVADKPEKAAAPAGDPTGGMGGMDF, encoded by the coding sequence ATGTCCAAGATCATTGCTTACGACGAAGAGGCCCGCCGCGGCCTCGAGCGGGGCCTGAACGCCCTCGCCGACGCGGTAAAGGTGACGTTGGGCCCCAAGGGTCGCAACGTCGTCCTGGAGAAGAAGTGGGGCGCCCCCACGATCACCAACGATGGTGTGTCCATCGCCAAGGAGATCGAGCTCGAGGACCCGTACGAGAAGATCGGCGCTGAGCTGGTCAAGGAAGTCGCCAAGAAGACTGACGACGTCGCTGGAGATGGAACGACGACGGCGACTGTCCTCGCCCAGGCCCTGGTTCGCGAGGGTCTGCGCAACGTGGCCGCCGGGGCCAACCCGCTCGGCCTGAAGCGCGGCATCGAGAAGGCCGTCGAGAAGATCACCGAGACGCTCCTCAAGAGCGCCAAGGAGGTCGAGACCAAGGACCAGATCGCGGCCACCGCCGGGATCTCCGCGGGCGACCAGACCATTGGTGACCTGATCGCCGAGGCCATGGACAAGGTCGGCAACGAGGGTGTCATCACCGTCGAAGAGTCGAACACCTTCGGCCTGCAGCTCGAGCTCACCGAGGGTATGCGCTTCGACAAGGGCTACATCTCGGGTTACTTCGTGACCGACGCCGAGCGTCAGGAAGCGGTCCTCGAGGATCCGTACATCCTGCTGGTCTCGGGCAAGGTCTCGACCGTCAAGGACCTGCTTCCCTTGCTGGAGAAGGTCATTCAGTCGGGCAAGGCGCTGCTGATCATCGCTGAGGACGTCGAGGGCGAGGCCCTGTCCACCCTGGTGGTCAACAAGATCCGTGGCACCTTCAAGTCCGTCGCCGTCAAGGCCCCGGGCTTCGGTGACCGCCGCAAGGCCATGCTGCAGGACATCGCGATCCTGACCGGTGGCCAGGTCGTCAGCGAGGAGGTCGGCCTCTCGCTCGAGACCGCCGATGTCTCGCTGCTGGGTCAGGCCCGCAAGATCGTCGTCACCAAGGACGAGACCACCATCGTCGAGGGTGCCGGTGATTCCGACGCCATCGCCGGCCGGGTGGCCCAGATCCGTGCCGAGATCGAGAACAGCGACTCCGACTACGACCGCGAGAAGCTGCAGGAGCGCCTGGCCAAGCTGGCCGGCGGTGTTGCGGTGATCAAGGCCGGAGCTGCCACCGAGGTGGAGCTCAAGGAGCGCAAGCACCGCATCGAAGATGCCGTGCGCAACGCCAAGGCCGCCGTCGAGGAGGGCATCGTCGCCGGTGGTGGCGTGGCTCTGCTGCAGTCGGCTCCGGCACTGGACGAGCTGTCGCTCACCGGTGACGAGGCGACCGGTGCCAACATCGTGCGCGTCGCGCTGTCGGCTCCGCTGAAGCAGATCGCCTTCAACGCGGGCCTGGAGCCCGGCGTTGTCGCCGAGAAGGTCCAGAACTCGCCCGCCGGAACCGGCCTCAACGCCGCGTCCGGTGAGTACGAGGACCTGCTCAAGGCCGGCGTTGCCGACCCGGTGAAGGTCACCCGCTCGGCGCTGCAGAACGCGGCGTCCATCGCGGCGCTGTTCCTGACCACCGAGGCCGTCGTCGCCGACAAGCCGGAGAAGGCCGCCGCACCTGCGGGCGACCCGACCGGTGGCATGGGCGGTATGGACTTCTAG
- a CDS encoding VOC family protein, translating to MIDHFGINCDKYAESQDFYDKVLHVLGYHRVMDFGEAIGYGTDGKPTFWIADASAGEANGPNREVHIAFEAKDAESVQAFFHTALALGVEPLHAPRLWPEYHPGYYGAFVRDPEGNNVEAVFHGAQPEAQVPTNSA from the coding sequence GTGATCGATCACTTCGGAATCAACTGCGACAAGTACGCCGAGTCCCAAGACTTCTACGACAAGGTCCTCCACGTCCTGGGCTACCACCGGGTGATGGACTTCGGTGAGGCCATCGGTTACGGCACCGACGGCAAGCCGACGTTCTGGATCGCCGATGCCTCGGCCGGCGAGGCCAACGGGCCCAACCGAGAGGTGCACATCGCCTTCGAGGCCAAGGACGCCGAATCGGTGCAGGCCTTCTTCCACACGGCTCTGGCGCTGGGTGTCGAGCCACTGCACGCGCCGCGGCTGTGGCCCGAGTACCACCCCGGCTACTACGGCGCATTCGTGCGCGACCCCGAGGGCAACAACGTCGAAGCGGTGTTCCACGGTGCCCAGCCTGAAGCTCAGGTCCCGACGAACTCCGCGTAG
- a CDS encoding tandem-95 repeat protein, with product MTSSRDSQAQLPATDGRLRFEKSVGRIGALAVALGVGFGLGTPLACGVANATGPDAGSSADGGAASGRSGSGTGNSGRQRAHPHLATRDVSKSGSAVQAPERHSITPRAASNASPESETVSPKQRHGAVSAAVDKTDEGAEGSPASVTVSVSPAAALPGDGGPADPSGPVSAPITLKSIVTDALTWIGLGGLAPALPIPNVPVPPFFEALWLGMRGFQRTVNNQRPGVHPTLLEPDPDGTIRGNVNATDFDGDPLTYSVSGPATKGEVSVESDGSFTYKPGEQIAATGGKDTFTIQVDDGATHGLAGLLGLSGPGTATVTVTVAAPVVPVNHAPTNGVADVHDPDGDGKVTGTVTATDADGDTLKYSRTTLPSKGSVVVNEDGSFTYAPTADARHAASANGAGVVHDSFTVTVSDGNGGTLAVPVSVVVSSKNSAPDGVSVDPGTPNATTGVVTGSVHATDADLDTLTYTVSTQPGHAQQFDFNSTTGAFTYKPTDDARHAAGSGGSVTDSFAVTITDGHGGTTTTGVTVTVAPSLPVNHAPAAGNDAATTKENVPVSISVLANDSDADGDTLTITGTATPSHGSVTHSDTGVTYTPNTGYHGADGFTYTISDGNGGTATATVNITVSTVTDTPPSSTPVDGYPLFTAPVVTRDGTVYQLLTNLDFVTASVAIIDRHGATKVVALPGSRANVLLARPGGDVIVTTLKQIGEDEFDDRSYHTLVSVIRPNGAISTTEVAGLAISNPVVAANGTAYQMVMTTVDTGVVAPDGTQATAHTMVVLRVDQGGAVSTQTLGAVPSGTVYGHPTGNVVTDAQGNGYVAFGGATINSTSFAYAAGIMVIPAQGTAFLSDLVTDKFLAGPVVVTPAGTAYVTFLDDDDSTMVMKLSGHTTNLYGHIVGRPDKVVGTSLETVVVGAGEAAYLVTTTFSTDDGSPVSHITRIGGTTIDVPVRLEEPLLVAPDGGAFQALSYSEVLVISPGGGAKTVTVDATNFVLGPDGKGYAPTADHVTVITTGGTTSDITLGGTGASPLVFGPDGTPFRAVDTGTGYVIKNLTTGATSGPLAKSDSTSDGAVLAVGPDGTAVFVPTKTAGGSSPVQILTYTPDGSTIISSPVNGAGVGGFAFGPDGTAYVGVIGQNGDGSFGTTIVSITSYGATTGPTVNGITAQMAATDHGLYTFVMSIGSDGSLGSTQLVSLPAVPNAAEPSTTITKTVNRATGVVTGQITAGTKLGEGVSWSGSTTTALGSLIVRPDGTFTFTPSGAARAYAEESGKVYNVIGSFTATNSAGESYTIAFNVPLLPTNYPVTPSTPQLYPLHTAYGAGPTWGSDPDALLSQAGVVSSWFGEPALEWTVIHQVLTDGRNFEDCSPCSGHGEWDWDYTEYKISYTGHPDLTHDADGTPINAEVYVISLLHVPGMKYYEGYVIGYRKMAKDDAIYVKSDMVTKSRVVSDTGVVTEAFIDYDAIEVVPGTFPEDWFYQRDPGDVGGFIFDNELPSDAMIPEVEKQYTEGVGSVLDYYQSIHTGLEIGGNLASIFGSMAVDPETGVFTAVQGARKVKLAIKAVRAVGEHLEDIKDPDQFLNSNMFLAEGPAVGPTPGVGIPD from the coding sequence ATGACGTCATCGAGGGATTCACAAGCGCAGCTGCCGGCGACGGACGGACGGCTTCGATTCGAGAAGTCGGTTGGACGGATCGGTGCGCTGGCGGTGGCGTTGGGTGTCGGTTTCGGCCTTGGCACTCCGCTTGCCTGCGGCGTCGCCAACGCCACGGGACCTGACGCGGGCTCGAGCGCCGACGGGGGAGCAGCGAGCGGCCGCAGCGGAAGCGGCACGGGGAACAGTGGGCGACAGAGGGCACATCCGCATCTGGCGACCCGCGATGTGTCGAAGTCCGGCAGCGCAGTCCAAGCGCCGGAGCGTCACTCCATCACGCCCCGTGCCGCATCCAATGCATCGCCGGAATCCGAGACCGTTTCGCCGAAGCAACGGCACGGCGCGGTTTCGGCGGCAGTTGACAAGACCGACGAGGGCGCTGAGGGGTCGCCGGCGTCGGTGACAGTCAGCGTTTCGCCCGCGGCAGCGCTCCCCGGTGATGGCGGCCCCGCTGATCCCAGCGGACCTGTGTCGGCGCCGATCACGCTCAAGAGCATCGTCACCGACGCGCTCACCTGGATCGGGCTGGGCGGTCTGGCACCCGCGCTGCCGATCCCCAACGTGCCGGTCCCGCCGTTCTTTGAAGCTCTCTGGCTCGGCATGCGTGGCTTCCAACGCACGGTCAACAATCAGCGCCCCGGAGTCCACCCCACCCTGCTCGAACCGGATCCCGACGGCACGATTCGCGGCAACGTCAACGCCACGGACTTCGACGGCGACCCGCTGACCTACTCGGTGTCCGGGCCGGCGACCAAGGGTGAGGTGTCGGTGGAGTCGGACGGCAGCTTCACCTACAAACCCGGTGAGCAGATCGCCGCCACAGGCGGCAAGGACACGTTCACGATCCAGGTCGACGACGGTGCCACTCATGGATTGGCTGGCCTGCTCGGCCTCAGCGGTCCGGGCACGGCGACGGTCACGGTCACGGTGGCGGCGCCGGTGGTCCCGGTCAACCACGCCCCGACCAACGGTGTTGCGGACGTGCATGATCCGGATGGCGACGGCAAGGTGACCGGGACCGTCACGGCCACCGACGCCGACGGCGACACCCTCAAATACTCGCGAACCACATTGCCCAGCAAGGGTTCCGTGGTGGTCAACGAGGACGGCTCCTTCACCTACGCCCCCACCGCCGACGCGCGCCATGCTGCCTCCGCCAACGGTGCGGGTGTGGTGCATGACAGCTTCACGGTGACGGTCAGCGACGGCAATGGCGGCACACTGGCGGTGCCGGTGTCAGTGGTGGTCAGTTCGAAGAACTCGGCGCCAGACGGTGTGTCGGTCGACCCCGGCACTCCGAACGCGACCACCGGCGTGGTGACTGGATCAGTGCACGCCACCGATGCTGACCTTGACACGCTGACGTACACGGTCTCGACGCAGCCCGGCCATGCGCAGCAATTCGATTTCAACAGCACCACAGGCGCTTTCACCTACAAGCCGACCGACGATGCGCGGCACGCGGCGGGTAGTGGCGGATCGGTGACAGACTCGTTCGCAGTCACCATCACCGACGGGCATGGCGGCACGACCACGACCGGTGTCACTGTGACGGTGGCACCGTCCCTTCCGGTCAATCATGCGCCGGCGGCCGGCAACGATGCAGCGACCACCAAGGAAAACGTGCCAGTGTCGATTTCGGTGCTGGCCAACGACTCTGACGCTGACGGCGACACCCTGACCATCACCGGTACGGCAACGCCGTCGCACGGCAGCGTCACACACAGCGATACCGGCGTCACGTATACCCCGAACACCGGCTACCACGGCGCGGACGGCTTCACCTACACGATCAGCGACGGCAATGGCGGCACGGCGACCGCCACCGTCAACATCACCGTGTCAACCGTGACCGACACGCCGCCGAGCAGTACTCCCGTCGACGGATACCCGTTGTTCACTGCACCGGTCGTGACGCGCGATGGCACTGTGTACCAGTTGCTTACGAACCTGGACTTTGTGACTGCCAGCGTCGCGATCATCGACAGGCACGGCGCGACCAAGGTCGTGGCGTTGCCAGGATCACGCGCCAACGTCTTGCTGGCCCGGCCTGGCGGGGACGTCATCGTCACCACCCTCAAACAGATCGGCGAGGACGAGTTCGACGACCGCTCCTACCACACGCTCGTATCGGTGATCAGACCCAATGGCGCTATCTCCACTACGGAAGTCGCCGGTCTCGCCATCAGCAATCCCGTCGTCGCTGCGAACGGCACTGCCTACCAAATGGTGATGACGACGGTCGACACCGGTGTTGTGGCCCCGGACGGCACGCAGGCAACTGCCCACACGATGGTGGTCCTGCGGGTGGACCAGGGTGGCGCGGTCAGTACGCAGACCCTGGGCGCAGTACCGAGCGGCACGGTGTACGGGCACCCGACCGGAAACGTTGTCACCGATGCCCAGGGCAATGGGTATGTGGCTTTCGGTGGGGCGACGATCAATTCGACCAGCTTCGCCTATGCGGCGGGCATCATGGTCATCCCGGCGCAGGGGACGGCATTCCTGTCGGATCTGGTGACTGACAAGTTTCTAGCCGGCCCGGTGGTGGTCACTCCCGCTGGCACGGCGTACGTCACGTTCCTCGATGACGACGACTCGACGATGGTGATGAAGCTTTCGGGTCACACCACCAACTTGTACGGGCATATCGTGGGCCGACCGGACAAGGTGGTCGGCACCTCGTTAGAGACGGTGGTTGTCGGCGCCGGCGAAGCCGCCTATCTGGTCACCACCACGTTCTCCACCGATGACGGCAGCCCCGTCAGCCACATCACCAGAATCGGCGGAACGACCATCGATGTACCGGTGCGGCTCGAGGAGCCGTTGCTCGTCGCACCGGATGGCGGTGCCTTCCAGGCGCTTTCGTACAGCGAAGTCCTGGTCATCAGTCCGGGCGGGGGCGCCAAGACCGTGACCGTCGATGCCACGAATTTCGTGTTGGGTCCGGACGGGAAGGGCTACGCACCCACCGCGGACCACGTCACCGTAATCACGACCGGCGGAACAACGTCCGATATCACGCTCGGCGGAACGGGTGCATCACCGTTGGTGTTCGGGCCGGACGGGACACCGTTCCGGGCGGTCGACACGGGCACGGGCTACGTCATCAAGAATCTGACCACCGGTGCTACCAGTGGCCCATTGGCCAAGTCCGACAGCACTTCTGACGGAGCGGTGCTGGCCGTCGGCCCGGATGGTACTGCCGTCTTCGTGCCGACGAAGACGGCGGGCGGTTCCTCTCCCGTGCAGATCCTCACCTACACGCCCGACGGGTCGACGATCATCAGTTCTCCGGTCAACGGCGCCGGCGTCGGGGGATTTGCATTTGGGCCCGACGGCACGGCGTATGTGGGCGTGATCGGACAAAACGGCGACGGCAGCTTCGGCACGACCATCGTGTCGATCACCTCCTACGGAGCTACGACGGGACCCACGGTAAACGGAATCACGGCCCAGATGGCGGCCACCGATCACGGCCTCTACACGTTCGTCATGTCGATAGGCTCCGACGGTAGCTTGGGTAGTACTCAATTAGTCTCTCTCCCAGCGGTTCCCAATGCCGCTGAGCCGTCGACGACCATCACGAAGACCGTCAACAGAGCCACTGGCGTCGTCACCGGACAGATCACTGCGGGCACAAAGCTCGGTGAGGGCGTCTCCTGGTCCGGTTCGACCACCACTGCACTGGGCAGCCTTATCGTGCGCCCCGACGGAACCTTCACATTCACCCCCAGTGGCGCCGCGCGGGCCTATGCCGAGGAATCGGGCAAGGTGTACAACGTCATCGGGTCGTTCACCGCCACCAACAGCGCCGGTGAGTCGTACACGATCGCGTTCAACGTGCCGCTCCTGCCGACGAATTACCCGGTGACCCCGTCAACGCCGCAGCTGTATCCACTGCACACGGCCTACGGGGCCGGACCGACGTGGGGTAGTGACCCTGATGCTCTGCTCAGTCAGGCCGGTGTCGTCAGTTCCTGGTTCGGCGAACCCGCGCTGGAATGGACCGTTATCCACCAGGTACTGACCGACGGACGAAATTTTGAAGACTGCAGTCCGTGCAGCGGTCACGGTGAGTGGGATTGGGACTACACCGAGTACAAGATTTCCTACACCGGCCACCCCGACCTTACCCATGACGCCGACGGCACACCGATCAACGCCGAGGTGTACGTGATCAGCCTCCTGCATGTGCCCGGTATGAAGTACTACGAGGGCTATGTGATCGGCTACCGAAAGATGGCCAAAGACGACGCCATCTACGTCAAATCCGACATGGTTACCAAGAGCAGGGTCGTCAGTGACACCGGCGTCGTGACAGAAGCCTTCATCGACTACGACGCCATCGAAGTCGTGCCGGGCACCTTCCCAGAAGACTGGTTTTACCAGCGCGATCCCGGCGATGTCGGCGGCTTCATCTTCGACAACGAATTGCCCAGTGATGCAATGATTCCTGAGGTCGAGAAGCAATATACCGAGGGCGTGGGATCGGTCCTCGACTATTACCAGAGCATCCATACCGGTCTTGAAATTGGTGGAAACCTGGCGTCCATCTTCGGTTCGATGGCCGTCGATCCAGAAACCGGGGTATTCACCGCTGTGCAGGGCGCGCGGAAGGTCAAGCTGGCGATCAAAGCTGTCAGGGCCGTCGGCGAGCACCTCGAAGACATCAAAGACCCGGACCAATTTTTGAACTCCAACATGTTCCTCGCCGAAGGGCCGGCTGTCGGACCGACTCCCGGCGTCGGCATTCCGGATTAG
- a CDS encoding endonuclease domain-containing protein codes for MRTVPWPFIAEEVLDAKALTFRELRRFHAAVYPGVWAPRGVELSAIDRARAAWLWSGRSGVLAGLSASALWGAKWIDADAAAELVHSNRRPPRLIAVHSDTLSANEIRQAHGLPVTAPARTAFDLGRRLDFDAAVQRIDALMQATDVKIDDVHAVMAQHAGVRGLKQLRSVLDLVDGGSESPYESLTRIMLVRSGFPRPQTQIRVCDDEGFVVARLDMGWPEYRVGVDFDGAHHWTDPRQRSNDVERYARLPELGWIDVRVTSSMLHNNPGVFLNRVGAALTARGCSRTW; via the coding sequence ATGCGGACTGTTCCCTGGCCGTTCATTGCGGAGGAGGTGCTCGACGCGAAGGCGCTCACCTTCCGCGAACTGAGGCGATTCCATGCCGCGGTCTATCCGGGCGTGTGGGCGCCCCGCGGCGTCGAGCTCTCGGCAATCGATCGAGCGCGTGCCGCCTGGCTGTGGTCGGGCCGCAGCGGTGTGCTGGCCGGCTTGTCGGCATCGGCGTTGTGGGGCGCGAAATGGATCGATGCTGATGCGGCTGCGGAACTGGTGCACAGCAATCGGCGTCCGCCTCGATTGATCGCCGTCCACTCGGACACGTTGTCGGCCAATGAGATTCGACAAGCGCACGGGCTGCCGGTAACCGCACCGGCTCGGACGGCTTTCGATCTCGGACGACGCCTCGACTTCGACGCGGCAGTGCAACGGATCGACGCCCTCATGCAGGCCACGGACGTGAAGATCGATGACGTCCACGCGGTGATGGCGCAGCATGCCGGCGTCCGCGGATTGAAGCAGTTGAGGTCGGTGCTGGATCTGGTCGACGGTGGATCCGAATCCCCGTACGAGTCACTGACCCGAATCATGTTGGTCAGGAGTGGTTTTCCGCGGCCGCAAACCCAGATCCGAGTGTGCGACGACGAGGGCTTCGTGGTCGCCCGGCTGGACATGGGATGGCCGGAGTACCGAGTGGGTGTCGACTTCGATGGCGCCCATCATTGGACCGACCCTCGACAGCGATCGAACGACGTCGAACGTTACGCACGGTTGCCAGAGCTCGGCTGGATCGACGTACGCGTGACGAGCTCGATGCTGCACAACAACCCGGGGGTGTTCCTCAACCGGGTCGGTGCCGCCCTCACGGCGCGTGGTTGCTCGCGCACGTGGTGA
- a CDS encoding SDR family oxidoreductase: MPLPTPSPTSTAVVTGASSGIGADLARELAARGHGVTLVARREDKLRELATELADQVRVEVIAADVADADARAALFDEVERRGLTIDILVNNAGIGVVGAVATAPVADEIAQVRVNVEAVIDLTSRAVQQMVPRGRGAILNVGSTAGFQPFPGQAGYGATKAFVRYFTAGLRGELAGTGVTAAVLHPGPVRTEFLTAAGMDERVFADAFPKFMWMPSRTVAKIGIDALAGDRGDVIAGIQNVISTRIFQALPHRVLLPLLAKQHPALKRDASRR; the protein is encoded by the coding sequence ATGCCGCTGCCTACGCCTTCACCCACGTCCACCGCCGTCGTCACCGGGGCCTCCTCCGGCATCGGCGCCGACCTCGCCCGCGAACTCGCCGCCCGCGGACACGGCGTCACGCTCGTCGCCCGCCGCGAGGACAAGCTGCGAGAGCTCGCAACAGAACTCGCCGACCAGGTCCGCGTCGAGGTCATCGCGGCAGACGTCGCCGACGCCGATGCCCGCGCCGCATTGTTCGACGAAGTCGAACGGCGTGGATTGACCATCGACATCCTGGTCAACAATGCGGGCATCGGCGTGGTCGGCGCGGTCGCCACTGCTCCGGTCGCCGACGAGATCGCACAGGTGCGGGTGAACGTCGAGGCTGTCATCGACCTCACTTCGCGCGCCGTGCAGCAGATGGTGCCGCGCGGTCGCGGCGCGATTCTCAACGTCGGATCGACGGCGGGATTCCAGCCCTTCCCCGGCCAGGCCGGCTATGGCGCCACCAAGGCATTCGTCCGCTACTTCACCGCGGGCCTGCGCGGCGAGCTGGCCGGCACCGGCGTCACCGCCGCGGTTCTGCACCCCGGGCCGGTGCGCACCGAATTCCTGACCGCGGCCGGGATGGACGAGCGCGTATTCGCCGACGCCTTCCCGAAATTCATGTGGATGCCGTCGCGAACCGTCGCCAAGATCGGTATCGACGCGCTCGCCGGCGACCGCGGTGACGTGATCGCGGGCATCCAGAACGTGATCAGCACCCGGATCTTTCAGGCGCTGCCGCACCGCGTGCTGTTGCCGCTGCTGGCCAAGCAGCACCCGGCCCTCAAGCGCGACGCGTCACGCCGCTGA
- a CDS encoding carboxymuconolactone decarboxylase family protein: MSRVAPLAQPWSDSDANDIGSWGHPDRTYEPLLLVRCLQRHPDMARKLRKMGESLYLDTKLPPRVRTIAILRICGLVHCAYEWGGQAAFWGPIVGVSGEEADALAIGETDDSRWSAEERVLIEAVDELERTGSWSSSTWEALGESFDDEQRMELLIAVGWYRTVCTLCNGLDLPVEGWMRPWPSSAA, translated from the coding sequence GTGAGCCGGGTGGCGCCGCTGGCCCAGCCGTGGAGCGACTCCGACGCCAACGACATCGGCAGCTGGGGCCATCCCGACCGCACCTACGAACCGCTGCTGCTGGTGCGGTGTCTGCAGCGCCATCCCGACATGGCCCGCAAGCTGCGCAAGATGGGCGAGTCGCTCTACCTCGACACGAAGCTGCCACCGCGGGTCCGCACGATCGCGATCCTGCGGATCTGCGGACTGGTGCACTGCGCCTACGAGTGGGGCGGGCAAGCCGCGTTCTGGGGTCCGATCGTCGGGGTGTCCGGCGAGGAGGCCGACGCACTGGCGATCGGCGAGACCGACGATTCGCGGTGGAGCGCCGAGGAGCGGGTGCTCATCGAAGCGGTCGATGAGCTGGAGCGCACCGGGTCGTGGTCGTCGTCGACGTGGGAGGCGCTGGGCGAGAGCTTCGACGACGAGCAGCGCATGGAGCTGTTGATCGCTGTCGGCTGGTACCGGACGGTCTGCACGCTGTGCAACGGGCTGGACCTGCCGGTCGAAGGATGGATGCGGCCCTGGCCCTCGTCAGCGGCGTGA
- a CDS encoding amidohydrolase family protein produces the protein MSYDLVIRNGTIVDGLGGEPYSGDVAVSDGVIAAVGTVSEHGDREIDATGLLVTPGFVDLHTHYDGQAIWSDRMTPSSAHGVTTAVMGNCGVGFAPCRPEDHDVLVDVMAGVEDIPGVVMVDGLPWTWETFPEFLDALDARHRDIDVAAFLPHSPLRVYVMGQRGVDRELPTAEDLALMRKLAEEAIRAGALGFASSRLTLHKTSGGQPIPSYEAQYEEIEAIARGVDDAGGGLLQFVPDLMAGDYEGALSAVFDVASDVGLPVTFTLAIGNAGPPIHLDALRMVEKANANGGDVTGQIFPRPIGLVLGLDLSGNPFVMYPSYREIADLPLAERVAEMRKPEVRERILNDSPASDGHPLMFAAQAWDYMYPLGDPPNYEPAPEDSIGARARARGVTPLEEAYDRLLDDDGHAMLLVTLANFRDNSLDTVAELIQRDDVVLGLGDGGAHYGMICDASFPTYMLTHWVRDRESGRLSVQRVIQELTSVPARVAGLADRGRLAVGYKADVNVIDPDALRLHQPTVKSDLPAGGRRLDQTADGYVATIVSGEVISQNGVPTSARPGRLIRGRQPAPAL, from the coding sequence ATGAGTTACGACTTGGTCATCCGCAACGGCACGATCGTCGACGGCTTGGGCGGCGAGCCCTACTCAGGCGACGTCGCCGTGTCCGACGGCGTCATCGCCGCGGTCGGCACCGTCTCCGAGCACGGCGACCGCGAGATCGACGCCACGGGACTGCTCGTCACGCCTGGATTCGTCGACCTGCACACCCATTACGACGGGCAAGCAATCTGGTCGGACCGAATGACGCCGTCGTCGGCGCACGGCGTGACGACCGCGGTGATGGGTAACTGCGGTGTCGGGTTCGCGCCCTGCCGCCCCGAGGACCACGACGTCCTCGTCGACGTCATGGCCGGGGTCGAGGACATTCCCGGCGTGGTGATGGTCGACGGGCTGCCGTGGACCTGGGAGACGTTCCCCGAGTTCCTCGACGCGCTGGATGCGCGGCACCGGGACATCGACGTCGCCGCGTTCCTTCCGCACTCCCCGCTCCGCGTCTACGTCATGGGTCAGCGCGGCGTCGACCGCGAGCTGCCCACCGCCGAGGATCTGGCGCTGATGCGCAAACTGGCCGAGGAAGCGATCCGTGCAGGCGCACTGGGCTTCGCCTCGTCGCGTCTCACCTTGCACAAAACCTCTGGCGGACAACCTATTCCGAGTTACGAGGCGCAGTACGAGGAGATCGAGGCGATCGCACGCGGCGTCGACGATGCCGGCGGCGGACTGTTGCAGTTCGTGCCGGACCTCATGGCAGGCGATTACGAGGGTGCGCTGAGTGCCGTGTTCGACGTCGCCTCGGACGTGGGCCTGCCCGTGACGTTCACGCTCGCGATCGGCAACGCCGGACCGCCGATCCACCTCGACGCCTTGCGCATGGTCGAGAAGGCCAACGCCAACGGTGGCGACGTGACCGGACAGATCTTCCCGCGCCCGATCGGGCTGGTGCTCGGGCTGGATTTGTCCGGCAACCCGTTCGTCATGTACCCGTCGTACCGGGAGATCGCCGACCTACCGCTGGCCGAGCGCGTCGCCGAGATGCGCAAACCGGAAGTGCGGGAACGCATTCTGAATGACAGCCCGGCCAGCGACGGGCATCCGCTGATGTTCGCGGCTCAGGCCTGGGACTACATGTACCCCCTCGGCGATCCGCCGAACTACGAACCAGCGCCGGAGGACTCGATCGGCGCACGGGCCCGCGCCCGCGGTGTCACGCCACTGGAGGAGGCCTACGACCGGCTGCTCGACGATGACGGTCACGCCATGCTGCTGGTCACGCTGGCCAACTTCCGCGACAACTCGCTGGACACGGTGGCGGAGCTGATTCAGCGCGACGACGTCGTCCTCGGCTTGGGTGACGGTGGCGCCCACTACGGAATGATCTGCGACGCAAGCTTTCCCACCTACATGCTGACGCACTGGGTCCGCGACCGGGAGTCGGGCCGGCTGTCGGTGCAGCGGGTGATCCAGGAGCTGACATCGGTGCCTGCGCGTGTCGCCGGCCTGGCCGACCGCGGCCGGCTCGCGGTGGGCTACAAGGCCGACGTCAACGTGATCGACCCCGACGCCCTGCGGCTGCACCAGCCGACCGTCAAATCCGATCTGCCCGCAGGCGGGCGACGGCTGGATCAGACTGCCGACGGTTACGTGGCGACGATCGTCTCCGGTGAGGTGATCTCGCAGAACGGGGTGCCCACGTCGGCTCGGCCGGGCCGGCTGATCCGTGGCCGGCAGCCGGCGCCCGCCCTGTGA